The following proteins are co-located in the Apium graveolens cultivar Ventura chromosome 5, ASM990537v1, whole genome shotgun sequence genome:
- the LOC141660315 gene encoding uncharacterized protein LOC141660315 — MAPTTPTVSQRIEELEDVMGNLDVKVTDLVSQSVEKAVGVMKQSLVELLLQGQKDNSKKYMEELETVTTRLEGRISRSREHQEALIFSMKNEQDHFLSEVKSSLISFTNLQTLNSQQMDKPEGSVNRAESAVRMTPLTPNNGVSMGYVVGSPLGDRSQYGGGGSGGGPDNWRFRKLDMALFDGSDPDGWIMRVERYFNFYRLSEEERLEAVVVALEGDALHWFQWEPKRFIETAAPLDKVPETILLGQFLNGLKDEVKAEVRMLNLMSLEQAMELAFWVEEKNQVSVAKKSGASVYKSGSYSVSFKGLTPRGSATYSCQPSPTPIRSWTTQDGESQSSVSSPKYLGAQGTMKTGGEMRRLTDRELQEKRAKGLCFKCDEKWMMGHRCKKRELSVLLIDEDDEDGTEFGGNETPSASNEERPTERKRGDRHDRPRSNTQFISISKVEELGVPIADYGGFGVALGNGDSICGKGLCRGVSLQLEGTVEVRDDFLPLELGNSDVILGVQWLETLGNVVSNWKTQVMQYEADGKTVTLVGDPALVHSEISLKAMLKTILEERGGICLELKQVQQTDKFATNSPTGNEQYGGKPAVAKYLTTTLEQYASVFATPVGLPPVRGHEHAIVLKEGSNLVGFVLVFFDDILVYSSFEEEHKQHVQLVLATLEKHSLVVNRKKCSFGVERVAYLGHVISGQRVAIDMDKVKSILDWPYPRNLKELRGFLGLTRYYHKYVRHYAQIAQPLTEQLKKYSFGWTSVAMTAFDALKQAMVSPPVLALPNFTKQFILETDASGFGVGVVLMQDNKPIAFFSKLLGPRAQQKSVYEKELMAICLAVQKWHFYILGRHFLYKSGCSNRVVDALSRKGVGDVELGSLLTEMTIDWTTLDKEVQHDPLLQQIKQELLTNKKEHVGFSVHNDQLLYKGRSVIPRSSTFVSTLLHMYHNSPIDGHSGDVKTYLKLAADWF, encoded by the exons ATGGCTCCGACAACACCCACTGTTTCACAGCGGATAGAGGAATTAGAGGATGTGATGGGGAATCTGGATGTGAAAGTTACAGATCTAGTGTCGCAATCCGTAGAGAAAGCGGTGGGGGTTATGAAACAATCCTTAGTGGAGTTGTTACTTCAAGGGCAAAAGGATAATTCGAAGAAGTATATGGAGGAGTTAGAGACCGTTACGACACGACTCGAAGGAAGAATCTCTCGATCTCGCGAGCACCAGGAAGCCCTAATTTTCTCGATGAAGAATGAACAAGATCATTTCCTGTCAGAGGTAAAATCTTCTCTCATCTCTTTCACAAATCTTCAAACCTTGAACAGTCAACAAATGGATAAGCCTGAAGGGAGTGTGAATCGAGCCGAATCGGCAGTGAGGATGACACCACTCACGCCCAATAATGGGGTAAGTATGGGGTATGTGGTGGGGAGTCCGTTAGGAGACCGAAGTCAGTATGGTGGAGGTGGGTCGGGTGGAGGACCCGATAATTGGAGGTTCAGGAAGCTTGATATGGCCTTGTTTGATGGATCTGACCCGGATGGGTGGATAATGAGAGTGGagagatattttaatttctatCGTTTGTCCGAAGAGGAACGTTTAGAGGCGGTGGTGGTTGCGCTAGAAGGAGACGCGCTTCATTGGTTTCAATGGGAACCTAAAAG ATTCATTGAGACTGCAGCTCCGTTAGATAAGGTGCCCGAAACGATACTGTTGGGGCAGTTTTTGAATGGGTTGAAAGATGAGGTTAAGGCGGAGGTTCGAATGTTAAATCTCATGAGTTTAGAACAGGCAATGGAGTTGGCATTTTGGGTGGAGGAAAAAAATCAGGTTTCGGTAGCCAAGAAAAGTGGAGCAAGTGTGTATAAATCGGGGTCCTATTCAGTGTCATTCAAGGGTCTTACTCCAAGGGGTTCTGCTACTTACAGTTGTCAACCGAGTCCGACACCTATTCGTAGCTGGACAACGCAGGATGGAGAGTCCCAATCATCCGTGAGCTCTCCCAAATATTTGGGGGCCCAAGGCACAATGAAAACAGGAGGAGAGATGCGTCGTTTAACCGACAGGGAATTACAGGAAAAAAGAGCAAAGGGGTTGTGTTTTAAGTGCGATGAGAAGTGGATGATGGGTCATCGATGTAAGAAGAGAGAGCTCAGTGTTCTACTTATTGACGAAGACGATGAAGACGGAACTGAGTTTGGAGGGAATGAGACACCCTCGGCATCTAATGAAGAACGTCCAACTGAG AGGAAAAGAGGTGATCGTCATGATAGACCCCGGAGCAACACACAATTTATTTCTATATCGAAGGTGGAGGAATTGGGGGTACCAATAGCTGATTATGGAGGTTTCGGAGTGGCTCTCGGAAATGGTGACTCCATTTGTGGTAAGGGATTATGCAGAGGTGTAAGCTTGCAATTGGAAGGTACAGTGGAGGTTAGAGATGATTTTTTACCACTGGAATTGGGTAATTCGGACGTAATTCTGGGCGTACAGTGGTTAGAGACTTTGGGGAACGTGGTTAGCAATTGGAAGACCCAAGTAATGCAATATGAGGCTGATGGCAAAACGGTAACATTAGTAGGGGATCCCGCATTGGTGCATTCCGAGATTTCACTAAAAGCCATGTTAAAAACCATTCTCGAGGAGAGAGGAGGGATATGCCTTGAGTTAAAACAGGTGCAACAAACAGATAAGTTTGCTACCAATTCTCCCACAGGCAATGAGCAATATGGTGGGAAACCAGCAGTTGCGAAGTACTTGACAACAACTCTGGAACAATATGCATCGGTGTTTGCAACACCCGTGGGGCTGCCTCCTGTTCGAGGGCATGAACACGCTATAGTGTTAAAAGAAGGGTCCAATCTCGTAGGG TTTGTGCTTGTCTTCTTCGATGATATTTTGGTGTATAGCAGTTTCGAGGAGGAACATAAGCAGCACGTGCAGTTGGTATTGGCTACCCTGGAAAAACACAGCCTGGTAGTGAATCGGAAAAAGTGCAGTTTTGGAGTAGAGCGGGTGGCTTATTTGGGTCACGTAATTTCTGGCCAAAGGGTTGCAATCGACATGGATAAGGTAAAATCCATTCTGGATTGGCCATATCCCCGTAATCTTAAGGAGTTGAGGGGTTTTCTCGGCCTCACTAGGTATTATCACAAGTATGTGCGGCATTATGCTCAAATTGCGCAGCCTTTAACCGAGCAGCTTAAGAAATATTCCTTTGGGTGGACTTCAGTGGCAATGACAGCTTTCGATGCATTGAAGCAGGCTATGGTTAGCCCACCTGTTTTGGCACTGCCAAACTTCACCAAACAGTTTATTTTAGAGACAGACGCATCTGGGTTTGGAGTGGGCGTCGTTCTTATGCAAGACAACAAGCCTATTGCATTCTTTAGTAAACTTTTGGGGCCAAGAGCACAACAAAAATCAGTGTATGAAAAGGAACTAATGGCAATCTGTTTGGCAGTACAAAAATGGCATTTTTACATACTGGGAAGACACTTTCTG TACAAATCTGGTTGCTCCAACCGCGTAGTAGATGCTCTTTCGAGAAAAGGGGTGGGTGATGTTGAGTTAGGATCATTATTAACAGAGATGACTATTGATTGGACTACTCTGGACAAGGAGGTGCAACATGACCCCTTACTTCAACAAATTAAACAGGAATTGCTGACAAACAAGAAGGAACATGTGGGTTTCTCGGTGCACAATGATCAGTTATTGTATAAAGGCAGATCCGTTATTCCTCGAAGCTCAACCTTTGTCTCTACTCTATTGCACATGTACCATAACTCACCCATAGATGGACATAGCGGTGATGTAAAGACCTATCTCAAGTTGGCTGCAGATTGGTTCTAG
- the LOC141724377 gene encoding squamosa promoter-binding protein 1-like: MDIGKAEGKRSMRDRMTADVVKEDEEDEDAEEDNKKKRVMTYSGRKGSGGGSGQPCCQIQDCLANMSIAKAYHRRHKVCEFHAKAPVVLISGVQQRFCQQCSRFHELLEFDDTKRSCRRRLLGHNERRRKSSYDFQGEGSG, translated from the exons ATGGATATCGGCAAGGCTGAAGGGAAGAGGAGCATGAGAGATAGGATGACGGCAGATGTGGTGAAGGAAGACGAGGAAGATGAAGATGCCGAAGAGGACAACAAGAAGAAACGGGTAATGACTTACTCTGGAAGAAAAGGATCCGGAGGAGGATCAGGGCAACCTTGCTGCCAAATACAGGACTGCCTAGCAAACATGAGCATTGCCAAGGCATACCACCGCAGGCATAAAGTTTGTGAATTTCATGCTAAGGCTCCAGTTGTCCTCATTTCTGGAGTCCAGCAGCGTTTCTGTCAGCAATGCAGCAG GTTCCATGAGCTACTCGAGTTTGATGACACTAAAAGGAGTTGCCGCAGACGTTTGCTTGGACATAATGAACGCCGTCGCAAGAGTTCATATGACTTTCAAGGAGAAGGGTCAGGCTGA